One genomic segment of Amycolatopsis sp. Hca4 includes these proteins:
- a CDS encoding MFS transporter: protein MTARLSRNRDYRLLWGSQALSEAGFSASMIALPLLVLAVTGSPALSGLVLGVDAMAQLVAGLPAGALADRWDRKKILLGCEAVYAVAVGSLVAAIWWDRVSVPHLVAVAAVMGCCRSLFGPAEGALLAGVVPPAQLPTAVAMNSARGALGQLSGTAVGGFLYGLGRAVPFAFDVLVHLVSLVALTFVRAPRRTAEPAEGGHLGREMAEGLRWVWSERHVRVTVACAVSLNFFFSAYYIVIIVLARQRGVTSGEIGVMAAMLGVGGVVGSLIAPYLQRRLSPYVSIMSVFWVLTLLTPLAAVIHDGYLLGALFVAMALLPPTANTTIGTYQLLLTPDRLRGRLTSVMGVIGGVSAATGPAFGGLVVQAFPGTGAVVLCAAGIALVTLVVTISPTLRRFPRADTLMPAPEPTTTEEKTS, encoded by the coding sequence GTGACCGCGCGGCTGTCCCGGAACCGCGACTACCGGCTGCTGTGGGGCAGCCAGGCGCTGTCCGAGGCCGGGTTCAGCGCGTCGATGATCGCGTTGCCGCTGCTGGTGCTGGCGGTGACCGGCTCGCCCGCGCTGTCCGGGCTGGTCCTCGGCGTGGACGCGATGGCCCAGCTGGTCGCCGGGCTGCCCGCGGGCGCGCTGGCGGACCGGTGGGACCGCAAGAAGATCCTGCTCGGCTGCGAAGCGGTGTACGCGGTGGCGGTGGGCAGCCTGGTCGCGGCGATCTGGTGGGACCGCGTCAGCGTGCCCCACCTCGTCGCGGTCGCGGCGGTGATGGGCTGCTGCCGGTCGCTGTTCGGCCCGGCCGAGGGCGCGCTGCTGGCCGGCGTCGTGCCCCCGGCCCAGCTGCCGACGGCGGTGGCGATGAACTCCGCGCGCGGCGCGCTCGGCCAGCTGTCGGGCACCGCGGTCGGCGGGTTCCTCTACGGCCTCGGCCGGGCCGTGCCGTTCGCCTTCGACGTGCTCGTCCACCTGGTTTCGCTGGTCGCGCTGACCTTCGTCCGGGCACCGCGCCGCACGGCCGAGCCCGCCGAGGGCGGCCACCTGGGCAGGGAGATGGCGGAGGGACTGCGCTGGGTGTGGAGCGAGCGGCACGTGCGGGTCACGGTGGCGTGCGCGGTGAGCCTGAACTTCTTCTTCAGCGCGTACTACATCGTCATCATCGTGCTGGCCCGGCAACGCGGCGTCACCTCGGGCGAGATCGGCGTGATGGCCGCGATGCTCGGCGTCGGCGGCGTGGTGGGGTCGCTGATCGCGCCCTACCTGCAGCGGCGGCTGAGCCCGTACGTGTCGATCATGAGCGTGTTCTGGGTGCTGACGCTGCTCACCCCGCTCGCGGCGGTGATCCACGACGGCTACCTGCTGGGCGCGCTGTTCGTCGCGATGGCCCTGCTGCCGCCGACGGCCAACACGACCATCGGGACCTACCAGCTGCTGCTCACCCCCGACCGCCTGCGTGGCCGGCTGACCAGCGTGATGGGCGTGATCGGCGGCGTGTCCGCGGCGACCGGGCCCGCCTTCGGCGGCCTGGTCGTGCAGGCGTTCCCCGGCACCGGCGCCGTCGTGCTGTGCGCGGCCGGGATCGCACTGGTGACGCTGGTAGTCACGATCAGCCCGACGCTGCGCCGGTTCCCCCGCGCCGACACCTTGATGCCCGCACCCGAGCCGACGACCACCGAGGAGAAGACGTCATGA
- a CDS encoding cytochrome P450: protein MTTQESFAFEGMLARAAELRDRSGPVHHDEEAGTWRVLDHPGVSRVLSDPAAFSSDFSGLTPVQEDFETFRKGNFVGMDPPDHRKLRTLVSQAFTPRVVAGLEPRIRAIAGELLDEVAGTSRFDVVDALAYPLPIIVIAELLGVPVADRPLFTRWAQVLFSGDQLGESADMADIQRALDAIAPTIREMNAYILDHIRHHRAHPGPGLTSRLVEAEFNGERLEDQEIVGFVALLLIAGHITTTALLGNAVLTFDRNPAEAAALRSAPERLPAALEEVLRILPPFPELGRRTTREVELGGHRIPENAIVMADLASANRDPALFERPDVFEPGRSPNPHLTFGHGIHFCFGAPLARLEGRIAFEVLFSRYRDLAVAPDVPVEFQNPAVIVSVRHLALDVAQA, encoded by the coding sequence ATGACCACCCAGGAATCGTTCGCCTTCGAGGGCATGCTGGCGCGTGCGGCCGAGCTGCGCGACCGCAGCGGCCCGGTGCACCACGACGAGGAAGCGGGCACGTGGCGGGTGCTCGACCACCCGGGCGTCTCCCGGGTGCTGTCCGATCCGGCCGCGTTCTCGTCGGACTTCAGCGGGCTCACGCCGGTCCAGGAGGACTTCGAGACCTTCCGCAAGGGCAACTTCGTCGGGATGGACCCGCCGGACCACCGCAAGCTGCGCACCCTGGTCAGCCAGGCGTTCACCCCGCGGGTGGTGGCGGGCCTGGAGCCGCGGATCCGGGCCATCGCGGGCGAGCTGCTCGACGAGGTGGCCGGGACGTCCCGCTTCGACGTGGTCGACGCGCTGGCGTACCCGCTGCCGATCATCGTGATCGCGGAGCTGCTCGGCGTCCCGGTGGCGGACCGCCCGCTGTTCACTCGCTGGGCCCAGGTCCTGTTCAGCGGCGACCAGCTGGGCGAATCGGCCGACATGGCGGACATCCAGCGCGCGCTGGACGCGATCGCGCCGACGATCCGCGAGATGAACGCCTACATCCTCGACCACATCCGCCACCACCGCGCCCACCCCGGCCCGGGCCTGACGAGCAGGCTGGTGGAGGCGGAGTTCAACGGCGAGCGGCTCGAGGACCAGGAGATCGTCGGGTTCGTCGCGCTGCTGCTGATCGCCGGGCACATCACGACGACGGCGTTGCTGGGGAACGCCGTGCTGACGTTCGACCGGAACCCGGCCGAGGCGGCGGCCCTGCGGAGTGCGCCGGAGCGCCTGCCGGCGGCGCTGGAGGAGGTGCTCCGGATACTGCCGCCGTTCCCCGAGCTGGGCCGCCGGACGACCCGGGAGGTCGAGCTGGGCGGCCACCGGATCCCGGAGAACGCGATCGTGATGGCGGACCTGGCCTCGGCCAACCGCGACCCGGCGTTGTTCGAGCGGCCGGACGTGTTCGAGCCGGGGCGGAGCCCCAACCCGCACCTGACGTTCGGCCACGGGATCCACTTCTGCTTCGGCGCGCCGCTGGCGCGCCTGGAGGGCCGGATCGCGTTCGAGGTGCTCTTCTCGCGGTACCGGGACCTGGCGGTCGCGCCGGACGTGCCGGTGGAGTTCCAGAACCCGGCGGTCATCGTGAGCGTCCGGCACCTGGCGCTGGACGTGGCACAGGCCTGA
- a CDS encoding sugar phosphate isomerase/epimerase — MSWQFAVSTLGMPGLPVREAARTAKSHHCTGLELRVHPDEEVHLGLSASAAKAVRTLLDGENLAVSCLAGYAKITSPGHDRPVVDELKALIDLAHRIGAPQIRVFPGGDGDARPRIAAVLDDLRSAGVRLLVETHDSHPTGAAALDLVAGFGAPELAAVLWDAVHPWRAGEPPAVTNERLGPYLGYFQVKDVAGRGTPTPVPPGEGVVPLHECGELLRSWSGWVSLEWEKAWYPELPPVDVPLRAAAAWFARYGQRPEKFTSLQK, encoded by the coding sequence ATGAGCTGGCAGTTCGCCGTGAGCACGCTGGGCATGCCCGGCCTCCCCGTCCGCGAAGCCGCCCGCACCGCCAAATCCCACCACTGCACCGGCCTCGAACTCCGCGTCCACCCGGACGAAGAAGTCCACTTGGGACTCTCCGCCTCCGCTGCCAAAGCCGTCCGGACCCTCCTCGACGGCGAAAACCTCGCCGTCTCGTGCCTGGCCGGCTACGCCAAAATCACCTCTCCCGGCCACGACCGCCCCGTCGTCGACGAGCTCAAGGCCCTGATCGACCTCGCCCACCGCATCGGCGCCCCGCAGATCCGCGTCTTCCCCGGCGGCGACGGGGACGCCCGGCCCCGCATCGCCGCGGTGCTCGACGACCTGCGAAGCGCCGGTGTCCGGCTGCTCGTCGAAACCCACGACTCGCACCCCACCGGCGCCGCCGCCCTGGACCTCGTCGCCGGGTTCGGCGCACCCGAACTCGCCGCCGTCCTCTGGGATGCGGTGCACCCCTGGCGAGCCGGCGAACCACCGGCCGTCACGAACGAACGGCTCGGCCCCTACCTCGGCTACTTCCAGGTCAAGGACGTCGCCGGCCGCGGAACACCCACGCCGGTGCCGCCGGGGGAGGGCGTCGTCCCGCTCCACGAGTGCGGTGAGCTGTTGCGCTCGTGGTCCGGCTGGGTGTCACTCGAATGGGAGAAAGCCTGGTACCCCGAGCTCCCGCCGGTCGACGTCCCGCTGCGGGCCGCCGCCGCGTGGTTCGCGCGGTACGGTCAGCGGCCGGAGAAGTTCACGTCACTGCAGAAGTAG
- a CDS encoding lytic polysaccharide monooxygenase: MVPRRKTLLSLVVTAVTAVLLGGVLTGVADAHGSATDPPSRNYGCWNRWGSDFQNPAMATKDPMCWQAWQADPNAMWNWNGLYREGVKGNHQGAIPDGTLCSGGRTQAPRYNALDTVGAWQTADKDNRFTLTITDQARHGADYLRVYITKQGFDPATQPLTWGSLELVAQTGRYAPAGQYQVAVNAGTRTGRHVVYTIWQASHLDQSYYFCSDVNFSGR; this comes from the coding sequence GTGGTTCCCCGACGCAAGACCCTGCTCTCCCTGGTGGTGACGGCGGTGACCGCCGTGCTGCTGGGCGGCGTGCTCACCGGCGTCGCCGACGCGCACGGCTCGGCCACCGACCCGCCGTCGCGCAACTACGGCTGCTGGAACCGCTGGGGCAGCGACTTCCAGAACCCCGCGATGGCGACGAAGGACCCGATGTGCTGGCAGGCGTGGCAGGCCGACCCGAACGCGATGTGGAACTGGAACGGGCTCTACCGCGAAGGCGTGAAGGGCAACCACCAGGGCGCGATCCCCGACGGGACGCTGTGCAGCGGCGGCCGCACGCAGGCGCCCCGGTACAACGCCCTGGACACGGTCGGCGCGTGGCAGACGGCCGACAAGGACAACCGGTTCACCCTGACCATCACCGACCAGGCCCGGCACGGCGCCGACTACCTGCGGGTGTACATCACCAAGCAGGGCTTCGACCCGGCGACCCAGCCCCTGACCTGGGGCAGCCTCGAGCTGGTCGCCCAGACGGGCCGCTACGCACCGGCCGGGCAGTACCAGGTCGCGGTGAACGCGGGCACCCGGACGGGGCGGCACGTCGTCTACACCATCTGGCAGGCGAGCCACCTCGACCAGTCGTACTACTTCTGCAGTGACGTGAACTTCTCCGGCCGCTGA
- a CDS encoding SRPBCC family protein, with protein sequence MSTVTESVDVETDVTTAYNQWTQFESFPHFMEGVDEIRQLDDTHTHWKISVGGQTREFDATITEQHPDERVAWKSDSGPTHAGVVTFHRLDDRHTRVTAQLDIDPEGFVENVADKLGILDRRVKGDLGRFKTFIEERGGRETGAWRGDVARPGS encoded by the coding sequence ATGAGCACCGTCACCGAATCCGTCGACGTCGAGACCGACGTCACCACCGCCTACAACCAGTGGACGCAGTTCGAGTCGTTCCCGCACTTCATGGAGGGCGTCGACGAGATCCGGCAGCTCGACGACACCCACACCCACTGGAAGATCAGCGTCGGCGGGCAGACCCGCGAGTTCGACGCGACGATCACCGAGCAGCACCCGGACGAGCGAGTGGCCTGGAAGTCCGACTCCGGCCCGACGCACGCCGGTGTCGTGACGTTCCACCGCCTCGACGACCGGCACACCCGGGTCACCGCCCAGCTGGACATCGACCCGGAGGGCTTCGTCGAGAACGTCGCCGACAAGCTCGGCATACTCGACCGCCGCGTCAAGGGCGACCTGGGCCGGTTCAAGACCTTCATCGAGGAGCGCGGCGGCCGCGAAACCGGCGCCTGGCGCGGTGACGTCGCCCGCCCGGGCAGCTGA
- a CDS encoding STAS domain-containing protein has protein sequence MTDDRTPALTVRVRSVPEAVVVVAAGDLDLGTAAELRTRARDALAGAPDALIVDLGAVTFCGSAGLQVLAELLDETEAADLPFAVVADGRPVVRSLQLTRMDGALALHPTVEGARAWIRQRPGGGG, from the coding sequence GTGACCGACGACCGGACGCCCGCACTCACGGTGCGGGTCCGCTCCGTCCCCGAGGCCGTCGTGGTCGTGGCGGCCGGTGACCTGGACCTCGGCACCGCGGCGGAGCTGCGCACCCGGGCCCGCGACGCGCTGGCCGGTGCGCCGGATGCGCTCATCGTCGACCTGGGTGCGGTCACCTTCTGCGGCTCGGCCGGGCTGCAGGTCCTCGCCGAACTCCTCGACGAGACGGAGGCCGCGGACCTGCCGTTCGCGGTGGTCGCCGACGGCCGCCCGGTGGTGCGGTCCCTGCAGCTCACCCGCATGGACGGCGCGCTCGCCCTGCACCCGACCGTCGAGGGCGCCCGCGCGTGGATCCGGCAGCGGCCCGGCGGCGGCGGTTAG
- a CDS encoding nucleotidyltransferase family protein yields the protein MEAEALLQSLTRVVTALDGTDIRFAVAGGLAAYARGGPPSDHDVDLFLKPGDADRAAEVLTAAGLRRVHPPEDWLTKVYDGEILIDLIHGPNQRPVTDELLDRAALMRIGSTAAPVVSGTDLLVDKLLVLSAHRCDFAPLLRIARDLREQVDWTDVAVQVSASPYARAFLALLGDLAVIDPKEALVPEPPQYLVARLSRALAEDPRTAELGVHVTVRGEHVHLTGEVVCPERKAEVDAVVGEYLTGELVHNDVRVADVREPASAEEIGR from the coding sequence ATGGAAGCGGAGGCGCTGCTGCAGAGCCTGACCCGGGTGGTGACCGCGCTCGACGGCACGGACATCCGGTTCGCCGTCGCCGGTGGCTTGGCCGCGTACGCCCGCGGCGGGCCGCCGTCGGACCACGACGTCGACCTGTTTCTCAAGCCCGGCGACGCGGACCGGGCTGCGGAGGTGCTCACCGCCGCGGGCCTGCGCCGCGTGCACCCGCCGGAGGACTGGCTGACCAAGGTCTACGACGGGGAAATCCTCATCGACCTGATCCACGGCCCCAACCAGCGGCCGGTGACCGACGAGCTGCTCGACCGCGCGGCGCTGATGCGCATCGGCTCCACCGCGGCGCCGGTCGTCTCCGGCACCGACCTGCTGGTGGACAAGCTGCTCGTGCTCAGCGCGCACCGCTGCGACTTCGCGCCGCTGCTGCGGATCGCCCGCGACCTGCGCGAGCAGGTCGACTGGACCGACGTCGCCGTGCAGGTGTCGGCGTCCCCCTACGCCCGGGCGTTCCTGGCGCTGCTGGGTGACCTGGCCGTGATCGATCCGAAGGAGGCTCTCGTGCCCGAACCACCGCAGTACCTCGTCGCCCGGCTGAGCCGGGCGCTGGCCGAAGACCCCCGCACCGCGGAGCTCGGCGTGCACGTGACCGTGCGGGGCGAGCACGTCCACCTGACCGGCGAAGTCGTCTGCCCCGAGCGGAAGGCGGAGGTGGATGCCGTCGTCGGCGAGTACCTGACCGGAGAGCTGGTGCACAACGACGTCCGGGTCGCCGACGTCCGCGAACCGGCGAGCGCGGAGGAGATCGGCCGATGA
- a CDS encoding metallophosphoesterase: MRIAAVGDVHLGEDSRGLLRPALEHLAGTADVLLLAGDLTRHGTVEEARVVAEELAGLGVPIAAVLGNHDHHSDAGEMIANLLRETGVEVLEGDAVRFDLPDGSLGVAGVKGFGGGFAGKCASRFGEREMKDFVETTMASADSLRKALQNLDTDVVVALTHYAPIPGTLHGEPPEIHPFLGSYLLCEPIDEVGADLAVHGHAHFGCEQGVTPGGVRVRNVAQPVIRNAYALYELHPAELSARR; encoded by the coding sequence ATGAGGATCGCCGCGGTCGGGGACGTGCACCTGGGCGAGGACTCCCGCGGCCTGCTCCGGCCGGCCCTGGAGCACCTGGCGGGCACCGCCGACGTCCTGCTGCTGGCCGGGGACCTGACCCGGCACGGCACGGTCGAGGAAGCCCGCGTGGTGGCCGAGGAGCTGGCCGGGCTCGGCGTGCCGATCGCCGCGGTCCTCGGCAACCACGACCACCACAGCGACGCGGGCGAGATGATCGCCAACCTCCTGCGCGAGACGGGGGTCGAGGTCCTGGAGGGCGACGCGGTCCGCTTCGACCTGCCGGACGGCTCCCTGGGCGTCGCGGGCGTCAAGGGCTTCGGCGGCGGGTTCGCCGGCAAGTGCGCCAGCCGGTTCGGCGAGCGCGAGATGAAGGACTTCGTCGAGACGACGATGGCCTCGGCGGATTCGCTGCGCAAAGCGTTGCAAAACCTCGACACGGACGTCGTGGTGGCGTTGACGCACTACGCCCCGATCCCCGGCACGCTGCACGGCGAGCCGCCCGAGATCCACCCGTTCCTGGGTTCGTACCTGCTGTGCGAGCCGATCGACGAGGTGGGGGCGGATCTCGCGGTGCACGGGCACGCGCACTTCGGGTGCGAGCAGGGGGTGACACCGGGCGGGGTGCGGGTGCGGAACGTGGCCCAGCCGGTGATCCGGAATGCTTACGCGCTGTACGAGCTGCACCCGGCGGAGCTGTCCGCGCGACGCTGA
- a CDS encoding SGNH/GDSL hydrolase family protein, giving the protein MTPPLDFCVLGDSLAAGVGSTREDDTLGRRLAVRLRDAGHTVRLRTLGVPGARSADLERQVGVALGERVDLALIVIGANDLAGFVAPAVGARQLHDAVARLVRAGARVIVVPAPDLGIVARVPGPYRQLVSAASGHYAQAQTEAAVRAGGAVATAGPELAARFAAEPALFSADRFHPSSAGYAVIADGLAPHVLAAAADRAA; this is encoded by the coding sequence ATGACTCCACCACTCGATTTCTGTGTCCTCGGCGACTCACTGGCGGCCGGCGTCGGCAGCACCCGCGAGGACGACACCCTCGGCCGCCGGCTCGCCGTCCGCCTGCGCGACGCGGGCCACACCGTGCGCCTGCGGACGTTGGGCGTGCCCGGAGCCCGCTCGGCCGACCTCGAACGCCAGGTCGGCGTCGCCCTCGGCGAGCGCGTCGACCTGGCGCTGATCGTGATCGGCGCCAACGACCTCGCCGGGTTCGTCGCCCCCGCGGTCGGCGCCCGGCAGCTGCACGACGCCGTGGCCAGGCTGGTCCGCGCGGGCGCGCGCGTCATCGTGGTGCCGGCGCCCGACCTGGGGATCGTGGCCAGGGTGCCGGGCCCGTACCGACAGCTGGTCTCGGCGGCCAGCGGCCACTACGCGCAGGCCCAGACCGAAGCGGCCGTCCGGGCGGGCGGCGCGGTGGCGACCGCGGGCCCCGAGCTGGCCGCCCGGTTCGCGGCCGAGCCGGCGTTGTTCTCCGCCGACCGGTTCCACCCGTCGTCGGCCGGCTACGCGGTGATCGCCGACGGGCTGGCCCCGCACGTGCTGGCGGCTGCCGCGGACCGGGCCGCCTGA
- a CDS encoding zinc-binding dehydrogenase — protein MTNTMNAATIPEFGPAEVLRLGTVAVPEPGPGEVSIDVAFAGANFAEVLYRQGVVDVPLPFVPGIEVSGRIRALGDGVEGLSVGQPVAALTIVASGGYAEVVTTSAHLVAPVPETDLAVAAAVPSNSTTAFLVLERVARLAPGERVLVHAAAGGVGSQLGQVARLLGAGRVVGTVGSEAKIAAAKAFGYDEAVLRDQAGDTGEFDVVVDMVGGPARRASLDRLAPMGRLVVMGNASGAEDVGVSANELWFTGKTVSGFNLAAFSAVAPEAAGRALRRAVAAVADGTLRVDVETLPLADAVTAHRRLESGATTGKLVLRVR, from the coding sequence ATGACGAACACCATGAACGCGGCCACCATCCCCGAGTTCGGCCCGGCCGAGGTGCTGCGGCTGGGCACCGTGGCCGTTCCGGAGCCCGGGCCCGGCGAGGTCTCGATCGACGTCGCCTTCGCCGGCGCCAACTTCGCCGAGGTCCTCTACCGGCAGGGCGTGGTCGACGTCCCGCTGCCCTTCGTCCCCGGCATCGAGGTCTCCGGCCGGATCCGCGCGCTCGGCGACGGTGTCGAGGGTCTGTCGGTGGGCCAGCCGGTCGCCGCGCTGACGATCGTGGCGAGCGGCGGCTACGCCGAGGTCGTCACCACCTCGGCCCACCTCGTCGCGCCGGTGCCGGAGACGGACCTGGCCGTGGCGGCCGCGGTGCCGTCCAACAGCACCACCGCGTTCCTCGTGCTGGAGCGGGTGGCGCGGCTGGCCCCCGGCGAGCGCGTGCTGGTGCACGCCGCCGCCGGCGGGGTCGGCAGCCAGCTGGGCCAGGTCGCCCGGCTGCTCGGGGCCGGGCGGGTGGTCGGCACTGTCGGCAGCGAAGCGAAGATCGCCGCCGCGAAGGCGTTCGGCTACGACGAAGCCGTCCTGCGCGACCAGGCCGGGGACACCGGGGAGTTCGACGTCGTGGTCGACATGGTCGGCGGGCCGGCGCGCCGCGCGAGCCTGGACCGGCTCGCCCCGATGGGCCGCCTGGTGGTCATGGGCAACGCCTCCGGCGCCGAGGACGTCGGCGTCTCGGCCAACGAGCTCTGGTTCACCGGCAAGACCGTGTCCGGCTTCAACCTCGCCGCGTTCTCCGCGGTGGCCCCGGAAGCCGCGGGCCGGGCGCTGCGCCGCGCCGTCGCGGCCGTCGCCGACGGCACCCTGCGCGTCGACGTCGAAACCCTGCCGCTGGCGGACGCGGTGACCGCGCACCGCCGCCTCGAGTCCGGGGCGACGACCGGCAAGCTCGTGCTCCGGGTGCGGTGA
- a CDS encoding SDR family oxidoreductase, protein MNSFKDRVAIVTGASRGIGLGIAKTLVERGAKVCLTARKTEALEEAVSSLGGPDVAMFVAGKADDTDHQDETVARTIETFGRLDYLVNNTGINPAYGPTLDIDPAAAAKILAVNVLAPLGWTKRARDAWMGEHGGAVVNVSSVAGIRASPGIGLYGVSKAALLRLTVELGAELGPKIRVNAVAPAVVKTQFATALYEGREEEVASAYPMKRLGVPSDIAGAVAFLLSDDAAWITGQTVVLDGGVTLGGGL, encoded by the coding sequence GTGAACTCGTTCAAGGATCGCGTCGCGATCGTCACCGGGGCCAGCCGGGGCATCGGCCTCGGGATCGCGAAGACGCTCGTCGAGCGCGGCGCCAAGGTCTGCCTCACCGCGCGCAAGACGGAGGCCCTGGAAGAGGCCGTCAGCTCCCTCGGCGGCCCGGACGTCGCCATGTTCGTGGCCGGCAAGGCCGACGACACCGACCACCAGGACGAGACGGTCGCCCGGACGATCGAGACCTTCGGCCGGCTCGACTACCTGGTCAACAACACCGGCATCAACCCCGCCTACGGCCCCACGCTGGACATCGACCCGGCCGCCGCGGCGAAGATCCTCGCCGTCAACGTGCTCGCGCCGCTGGGCTGGACCAAGCGCGCCCGCGACGCGTGGATGGGCGAGCACGGCGGCGCGGTCGTCAACGTCTCCTCCGTCGCCGGGATCCGCGCTTCGCCGGGCATCGGCCTCTACGGCGTCAGCAAGGCCGCGCTGCTGCGGCTGACCGTCGAGCTCGGTGCCGAGCTGGGGCCGAAGATCCGGGTCAACGCCGTGGCACCGGCCGTGGTCAAGACGCAGTTCGCGACCGCGCTGTACGAGGGCCGCGAAGAGGAGGTTGCCTCGGCGTACCCGATGAAGCGGCTCGGCGTGCCGTCGGACATCGCGGGCGCGGTGGCGTTCCTGCTCTCCGACGACGCGGCCTGGATCACCGGGCAGACGGTGGTCCTCGACGGCGGCGTGACCCTGGGCGGTGGCCTGTGA
- a CDS encoding SDR family oxidoreductase: MTGVVVTGGGGGIGAALARRFAADGARVVVADLDGDKAAEVAAEVGGTAFAGDVASLDGVTKLIDSARSALGEIDVFCANAGIAPFGGAESGEEVWARTWDVNVMSHVRAANLLLPAWLERGKGHFIATVSAAGLLTSLGSAPYSVTKHGALAFAEWLSATYRHRGITVQAICPQGVRTAMLENTGTAGQLLMGASAIEPEQVADALFAAMAENRFLVLPHPEVAGYYAARATETDRWLGGMNKLQRKVEAAVGEL; the protein is encoded by the coding sequence GTGACCGGCGTCGTCGTCACCGGGGGCGGCGGTGGCATCGGGGCCGCGCTGGCCCGCCGCTTCGCCGCCGACGGAGCTCGGGTCGTGGTGGCCGACCTCGACGGCGACAAGGCCGCGGAGGTGGCCGCCGAAGTCGGCGGGACGGCCTTCGCCGGCGACGTCGCGAGCCTGGACGGCGTCACGAAGCTGATCGACAGCGCCCGCTCGGCGCTGGGCGAGATCGACGTCTTCTGCGCCAACGCGGGCATCGCGCCCTTCGGCGGCGCGGAAAGCGGCGAGGAGGTGTGGGCGCGAACCTGGGACGTCAACGTCATGTCCCACGTCCGCGCGGCGAACCTGCTGCTGCCGGCGTGGCTCGAGCGCGGCAAGGGCCACTTCATCGCGACGGTGTCCGCGGCGGGGCTGTTGACCAGCCTCGGCTCGGCGCCGTACTCGGTGACCAAGCACGGCGCGCTGGCCTTCGCGGAGTGGCTGTCGGCGACCTACCGCCACCGCGGCATCACCGTGCAGGCGATCTGCCCGCAGGGCGTGCGCACGGCGATGCTGGAGAACACCGGAACGGCGGGCCAGCTGCTGATGGGCGCGTCGGCGATCGAGCCGGAGCAGGTGGCGGACGCGCTGTTCGCGGCGATGGCGGAGAACCGGTTCCTGGTGCTGCCGCACCCGGAGGTCGCGGGCTACTACGCCGCGCGCGCCACCGAGACCGACCGGTGGCTCGGCGGGATGAACAAGCTGCAGCGCAAGGTCGAGGCGGCCGTCGGGGAGCTGTGA